The following proteins are encoded in a genomic region of Schistocerca serialis cubense isolate TAMUIC-IGC-003099 chromosome 9, iqSchSeri2.2, whole genome shotgun sequence:
- the LOC126419593 gene encoding nuclear nucleic acid-binding protein C1D has product MAENTIDFGELSTDESLKKSVTELHDSVKKFGDFLQLACEKDVYSNLSTEDRVKYDLFLSYSLSTLFWTYLRTQGLDPTKHAIKGEIERVRGYNIRARQIHERRTIMPRIDKAAAGRFIRSGLWQPRSAEERQQEEQPPDESVDSVM; this is encoded by the coding sequence atggcagaaaacacAATTGATTTTGGAGAGTTATCGACTGATGAAAGCTTAAAGAAATCTGTGACTGAATTGCATGACAGTGTGAAGAAATTTGGTGATTTTCTACAGCTGGCGTGTGAGAAAGATGTTTACAGTAATCTAAGTACAGAGGACCGTGTGAAATATGATTTATTTCTTTCTTACTCACTCAGTACACTTTTTTGGACCTATCTGCGAACCCAGGGTCTTGATCCTACCAAGCATGCTATTAAAGGAGAAATTGAAAGAGTTCGTGGATATAATATACGAGCACGACAGATACATGAAAGGCGTACCATTATGCCACGTATTGACAAGGCGGCAGCAGGTCGCTTCATCAGAAGTGGCTTGTGGCAGCCAAGGTCTGCTGAAGAACGACAGCAAGAGGAACAACCACCTGATGAATCAGTAGACTCTGTTATGTAA